From one Streptomyces mobaraensis genomic stretch:
- a CDS encoding GuaB3 family IMP dehydrogenase-related protein yields the protein MTEIEIGRGKRGRRAYAFDDIAVVPSRRTRDPKEVSIAWQIDAYRFELPFLAAPMDSVVSPETAIRIGELGGLGVLNLEGLWTRYEDPEPLLAEIAELDEHAATKRMQEIYAAPIKEELIGQRIKEVRDSGVVTAAALSPQRTAQFSKAVVDAGVDIFVIRGTTVSAEHVSGAAEPLNLKQFIYELDVPVIVGGCATYTAALHLMRTGAAGVLVGFGGGAAHTTRNVLGIQVPMATAVADVAAARRDYMDESGGRYVHVIADGGVGWSGDLPKAIACGADAVMMGSPLARATDAPGRGHHWGMEAVHEDVPRGKRMNLGAVGTTEEILLGPSHTPDGSMNFFGALRRAMATTGYSELKEFQRVEVTVAPSQHDNR from the coding sequence GTGACTGAGATCGAGATCGGGCGCGGCAAGCGCGGACGCCGGGCGTACGCGTTCGACGACATCGCCGTCGTCCCCAGCCGGCGCACCCGTGACCCGAAGGAGGTCTCGATCGCCTGGCAGATCGACGCCTACCGTTTCGAGCTGCCGTTCCTGGCCGCGCCGATGGACTCCGTCGTCTCCCCCGAGACGGCCATCCGCATCGGTGAGCTGGGCGGCCTCGGCGTGCTCAACCTCGAGGGCCTGTGGACCCGGTACGAGGACCCGGAGCCGCTGCTCGCGGAGATCGCCGAGCTGGACGAGCACGCCGCCACCAAGCGGATGCAGGAGATCTACGCCGCGCCGATCAAGGAGGAGCTGATCGGGCAGCGCATCAAGGAGGTCCGCGACTCCGGTGTCGTGACCGCCGCCGCGCTCTCCCCGCAGCGCACCGCGCAGTTCTCCAAGGCCGTCGTCGACGCCGGTGTGGACATCTTCGTCATCCGCGGCACCACCGTCTCCGCCGAGCACGTCTCCGGCGCCGCCGAGCCGCTGAACCTCAAGCAGTTCATCTACGAGCTCGACGTGCCGGTGATCGTCGGCGGCTGCGCCACGTACACCGCCGCCCTGCACCTGATGCGCACCGGCGCGGCGGGCGTCCTCGTCGGCTTCGGCGGCGGCGCCGCGCACACCACCCGGAACGTGCTGGGCATCCAGGTCCCGATGGCCACCGCGGTCGCCGACGTGGCCGCCGCCCGCCGCGACTACATGGACGAGTCCGGCGGCCGCTACGTGCACGTCATCGCCGACGGCGGCGTGGGCTGGTCCGGCGACCTGCCCAAGGCCATCGCCTGCGGCGCCGACGCCGTGATGATGGGCTCCCCGCTCGCCCGCGCCACCGACGCGCCGGGCCGCGGCCACCACTGGGGCATGGAGGCCGTCCACGAGGACGTGCCGCGCGGCAAGCGCATGAACCTGGGCGCCGTGGGCACCACCGAGGAGATCCTTCTCGGCCCCTCGCACACCCCCGACGGGTCGATGAACTTCTTCGGCGCGCTGC
- a CDS encoding sigma-70 family RNA polymerase sigma factor, which produces MRDDETPGPLLATGPAAAPPTGPGTGPATGTPAGAPAGAASGAATGPGEIGALVTRAVEGDRRATHDLLALVHPLALRYCRTRLSRLPGDARHFVDDLAQEVCLAVLCALPRYRDTGRPFEAFVVAIAAHKVADLQRAAMRHPGSTAVPSDEMPEQPDDSLGPEERALLSSDAEWAKKLLANLPENQRELVLLRVAVGLTAEETGQMLGMSPGAVRVAQHRALSRLRALAEQ; this is translated from the coding sequence ATGCGCGACGACGAGACCCCGGGGCCGCTCCTCGCCACGGGTCCGGCCGCAGCCCCCCCGACGGGCCCCGGCACGGGCCCGGCCACCGGCACACCCGCGGGAGCGCCCGCCGGTGCGGCGTCCGGAGCGGCGACGGGGCCGGGCGAGATCGGCGCCCTCGTCACCCGGGCCGTCGAGGGCGACCGGCGCGCCACCCACGACCTGCTCGCCCTGGTGCACCCGCTGGCGCTGCGTTACTGCCGCACCCGGCTGTCGCGGCTGCCCGGCGACGCCCGGCACTTCGTGGACGACCTCGCCCAGGAGGTCTGCCTCGCCGTGCTCTGCGCGCTGCCCCGCTACCGGGACACCGGCCGGCCCTTCGAGGCGTTCGTCGTCGCCATCGCCGCGCACAAGGTCGCCGACCTCCAGCGGGCGGCCATGCGCCACCCCGGCAGCACGGCCGTCCCCTCCGACGAGATGCCCGAGCAGCCCGACGACTCCCTCGGCCCCGAGGAGCGGGCGCTGCTCAGCAGCGACGCGGAGTGGGCCAAGAAGCTGCTCGCCAACCTCCCGGAGAACCAGCGCGAGCTGGTGCTGCTCCGGGTCGCCGTGGGGCTGACCGCGGAGGAGACCGGGCAGATGCTGGGCATGTCGCCGGGCGCGGTCCGGGTCGCCCAGCACCGGGCGCTGAGCAGGCTGCGGGCGCTCGCCGAACAGTGA
- the guaB gene encoding IMP dehydrogenase gives MTDHAAGMPAKFAMLGLTYDDVLLLPGASEVLPNAVDTSSRVSRNVRVNIPLLSAAMDKVTEARMAIAMARQGGAGVLHRNLSIEDQANQVDLVKRSESGMVTDPITVRPDATLAEADALCARFRISGVPVTDPAGKLLGIVTNRDMAFETDRSRAVREVMTPMPLVTGKVGISGEDAMELLRRHKIEKLPLVDDAGVLKGLITVKDFVKAEQYPNAAKDAEGRLVVGAAVGVGAEAYERAQALVEAGADFLVVDSAHGHSRGILDMISKVKSNIDVDVVGGNVATRDGAQALIDAGVDGVKVGVGPGSICTTRVVAGIGVPQVTAIYEAAQACHAAGVPLIGDGGLQYSGDIAKAIAAGADTVMLGSLLAGCEESPGEMVFINGKQFKSYRGMGSLGAMQSRGQARSFSKDRYFQDNVLSEDKLVPEGIEGQVPYRGPLSSVAHQLIGGLRASMGYVGSANVQELKDKGTFVRITSAGLKESHPHDIQMTVEAPNYSRR, from the coding sequence ATGACTGACCACGCCGCCGGGATGCCCGCCAAGTTCGCGATGCTCGGTCTGACCTACGACGACGTCCTGCTGCTGCCGGGCGCCTCCGAGGTGCTGCCGAACGCGGTCGACACCTCCTCCCGTGTCTCCCGCAACGTCCGGGTCAACATCCCGCTGCTCTCCGCCGCCATGGACAAGGTCACCGAGGCCCGGATGGCCATCGCCATGGCCCGCCAGGGCGGCGCGGGCGTCCTCCACCGCAACCTGTCCATCGAGGACCAGGCCAACCAGGTCGACCTGGTCAAGCGCTCCGAGTCCGGCATGGTGACCGACCCGATCACCGTCCGCCCGGACGCCACCCTGGCCGAGGCCGACGCGCTGTGCGCCCGCTTCCGCATCAGCGGTGTGCCGGTCACCGACCCGGCGGGCAAGCTGCTCGGCATCGTCACCAACCGCGACATGGCCTTCGAGACGGACCGCAGCCGCGCCGTGCGCGAGGTCATGACGCCGATGCCGCTGGTCACCGGCAAGGTCGGCATCTCCGGCGAGGACGCCATGGAGCTGCTCCGCCGCCACAAGATCGAGAAGCTGCCGCTGGTGGACGACGCCGGCGTGCTCAAGGGCCTCATCACGGTCAAGGACTTCGTCAAGGCCGAGCAGTACCCCAACGCCGCCAAGGACGCCGAGGGCCGCCTCGTCGTCGGCGCGGCGGTCGGCGTCGGCGCCGAGGCGTACGAGCGGGCCCAGGCGCTCGTCGAGGCCGGCGCGGACTTCCTCGTCGTGGACAGCGCCCACGGCCACAGCCGCGGCATCCTCGACATGATCTCCAAGGTGAAGTCCAACATCGACGTGGACGTCGTCGGCGGCAACGTCGCCACCCGCGACGGCGCCCAGGCGCTGATCGACGCCGGTGTGGACGGCGTCAAGGTCGGCGTCGGCCCCGGCTCCATCTGCACCACCCGCGTGGTCGCCGGCATCGGCGTCCCGCAGGTCACCGCCATCTACGAGGCCGCCCAGGCGTGCCACGCGGCCGGCGTCCCGCTGATCGGCGACGGCGGCCTGCAGTACTCCGGCGACATCGCCAAGGCCATCGCCGCCGGTGCCGACACGGTGATGCTCGGCTCGCTGCTCGCGGGCTGCGAGGAGTCGCCGGGCGAGATGGTCTTCATCAACGGCAAGCAGTTCAAGTCCTACCGGGGCATGGGCTCGCTCGGCGCGATGCAGTCCCGCGGCCAGGCGCGCTCCTTCTCCAAGGACCGCTACTTCCAGGACAACGTCCTCTCCGAGGACAAGCTGGTGCCCGAGGGCATCGAGGGCCAGGTGCCCTACCGCGGCCCGCTGTCCTCCGTCGCCCACCAGCTGATCGGTGGACTCCGGGCGTCCATGGGATATGTGGGATCCGCCAATGTGCAGGAGCTCAAGGACAAGGGCACCTTCGTGCGGATCACCTCGGCGGGGCTCAAGGAGAGCCACCCGCACGACATCCAGATGACGGTCGAGGCGCCGAACTACTCGCGGCGGTGA